In one window of Paracoccus saliphilus DNA:
- a CDS encoding aspartate transaminase → MSSVKLARRVTNIRVSPSTAAAQKARDLKAAGRNIVDLTVGEPDFDTPDSIKNVAIEAIRDGDTKYTPVNGTVALRKAIQQDYATRLGIECALDTICVGGGAKQILFLALTATVEKGDEVIIPAPYWVSYPDMVVANGGTPVILRCGEDTGFKLTPQALADAITPATRWVVLNSPSNPTGVAYTAEELKALGEVLGRHPHVLVLCDEIYDRIWYADFPACSIVSVVPELADRALVVNGVSKSYAMTGWRIGYGAGPKDLIDAINKLQSQSSSCPSSISQAAAAAALTGDQATVTETVEVYRERCERAWERLNAIEGLSCVKPDGAFYLYPNCSGVIGKTTPEGKKIESDLDFVIYLLESAGVATIHGAAYGLEPYFRLSTATSKEILEEGCDRIERACKALR, encoded by the coding sequence TTGAGCAGCGTCAAACTTGCCCGTCGCGTCACCAACATCCGCGTCTCGCCCAGTACGGCGGCCGCACAGAAAGCCCGTGATCTCAAGGCGGCCGGCCGCAATATCGTCGACTTGACGGTGGGAGAGCCGGATTTCGATACGCCGGACAGTATCAAGAACGTCGCCATAGAGGCGATCCGCGATGGTGATACGAAATATACTCCGGTTAATGGAACAGTTGCTTTACGCAAGGCGATCCAGCAGGATTATGCGACACGCCTTGGCATCGAATGCGCCCTCGATACGATTTGCGTTGGCGGCGGTGCGAAGCAGATCCTGTTTCTTGCCCTGACTGCGACAGTTGAAAAGGGGGATGAGGTAATCATTCCTGCCCCTTACTGGGTTTCCTATCCCGATATGGTCGTGGCCAATGGCGGAACGCCGGTGATCCTGCGCTGCGGCGAAGACACGGGCTTCAAGCTGACGCCGCAGGCGCTAGCAGACGCGATCACGCCTGCGACACGCTGGGTCGTGCTCAACTCTCCCTCCAACCCCACGGGAGTAGCGTATACTGCCGAAGAACTGAAGGCACTGGGTGAGGTCCTCGGGCGCCATCCGCATGTGCTGGTGCTGTGCGACGAGATTTATGACCGGATCTGGTATGCAGATTTTCCAGCGTGCAGCATCGTTTCGGTTGTGCCCGAACTCGCCGACCGGGCGCTTGTGGTCAATGGCGTCTCCAAGTCCTATGCGATGACCGGCTGGCGCATCGGTTATGGTGCTGGGCCGAAGGACCTGATCGACGCGATCAATAAACTGCAATCGCAATCCTCCTCTTGTCCATCGTCGATCAGCCAGGCCGCGGCCGCGGCCGCGCTGACCGGAGACCAGGCCACAGTAACTGAGACAGTCGAGGTCTATCGTGAGCGATGCGAACGGGCGTGGGAGCGGCTGAACGCCATCGAGGGGCTGAGCTGCGTCAAACCGGACGGGGCATTCTATCTCTATCCCAACTGCAGTGGGGTGATCGGAAAGACGACTCCCGAAGGGAAGAAGATCGAGTCCGATCTGGATTTCGTGATCTATCTGCTTGAAAGCGCGGGTGTGGCGACGATTCACGGCGCGGCCTACGGTCTGGAACCGTATTTCCGGCTGTCCACGGCCACCTCGAAGGAAATCCTTGAAGAAGGTTGCGACCGCATAGAACGGGCCTGCAAGGCACTACGCTGA
- the accC gene encoding acetyl-CoA carboxylase biotin carboxylase subunit: MAEIDKDIVLIANRGEIALRIIRACRRLGLRAVCAYSEGDRGAAYLDLADQAICVGPAPAMNSYLNIPALLAAADATGAGFIHPGYGFLSESPEFAEAVRDAGLTLIGPSADVMRMMGDKVQAKRAMMTAGVPCVPGPDSVLSGDLPEISRVAEEIGYPVILKAAGGGGGRGMRMVRQQSELRDAYMVTRQEAQRFFGNPGIYMEKFLERPRHVEIQVIADSHGNALWLGDRDCSMQRRHQKMIEEAPAPGIDRDHIAEIGARCAESCREIGYTGAGTFEFLYEDGQFYFIEMNTRIQVEHPVTEMVTGLDIVALQIDVARGGQLPYSQAQIHSIGHAIECRINAEDPDSFAPSPGRITAMHVPGGPGIRMDSHVCAGEAIPASYDSMIGKVIAHGRNRAEALARARSALSEMRIEGVASNLPLHRELLADPGFREGGVSIHHLENWLAAREKSDG, encoded by the coding sequence ATGGCAGAGATCGACAAAGATATCGTCCTCATCGCCAATCGCGGCGAGATTGCCCTGCGCATCATTCGTGCCTGCCGTCGCCTGGGCTTGCGCGCCGTCTGCGCCTATTCCGAGGGAGACAGGGGTGCCGCCTATCTGGACCTTGCGGATCAGGCGATTTGTGTCGGCCCCGCGCCGGCCATGAACAGCTATCTTAACATCCCTGCCCTATTGGCGGCGGCCGATGCGACCGGAGCGGGTTTTATCCATCCGGGCTATGGCTTTCTATCCGAAAGCCCGGAATTCGCCGAAGCAGTCAGGGATGCTGGTCTCACCCTCATTGGTCCCAGTGCTGATGTAATGCGGATGATGGGCGATAAGGTGCAGGCCAAGCGCGCCATGATGACCGCCGGCGTTCCCTGCGTGCCCGGACCCGACAGTGTTCTGAGCGGCGATCTGCCCGAGATTTCCCGGGTCGCAGAAGAGATCGGCTATCCGGTCATCCTCAAGGCCGCCGGAGGCGGTGGAGGGCGCGGAATGCGCATGGTGCGGCAGCAATCCGAATTGCGCGACGCCTATATGGTGACACGGCAGGAAGCGCAGCGTTTCTTCGGCAATCCCGGAATCTACATGGAGAAGTTCCTCGAGAGACCGCGGCATGTCGAAATACAGGTCATCGCTGACAGTCATGGCAATGCCCTTTGGCTGGGTGACCGAGACTGCTCGATGCAACGACGTCACCAGAAGATGATAGAAGAAGCCCCTGCCCCCGGCATCGACAGGGATCATATCGCCGAGATCGGCGCCCGCTGCGCCGAATCCTGTCGCGAGATCGGCTATACCGGCGCAGGAACCTTCGAGTTCCTCTATGAGGACGGACAGTTCTATTTCATCGAAATGAACACCCGTATCCAGGTCGAACATCCGGTGACGGAAATGGTAACCGGGCTTGATATCGTCGCCCTGCAGATCGACGTGGCGCGCGGCGGGCAACTGCCATATTCGCAGGCGCAGATCCACAGTATCGGCCACGCCATCGAATGCCGGATCAATGCCGAGGATCCCGACAGCTTCGCGCCCAGCCCCGGTCGGATCACGGCAATGCATGTTCCCGGCGGACCGGGTATCCGGATGGATAGTCATGTCTGTGCCGGCGAAGCCATTCCGGCCAGCTATGATTCGATGATCGGCAAAGTTATAGCGCATGGCCGAAATCGCGCAGAGGCGCTTGCCCGCGCCAGAAGCGCCCTGTCCGAAATGCGGATCGAGGGCGTGGCGAGCAATTTGCCCCTGCATCGTGAATTGCTGGCCGATCCCGGATTCCGCGAGGGCGGCGTCAGCATCCATCACCTCGAAAACTGGCTAGCGGCAAGGGAGAAATCAGATGGCTGA
- a CDS encoding gluconokinase — protein MSLSEPLHMVLMGVSGCGKTTVGTAVARHVGLIYLDGDDLHPARNVEKMRQGLPLDDADRWPWLDRCGDAMRNAPNGLVLGCSALRRTYRDRLRRMSRLPDLWFVHLTGSEDLLGLRVSDRQHSYMPASLLRSQLATLEPPQPDERAISTEIDQPIDCIVNKILNATSGNSGLQDVAEAAQDHQ, from the coding sequence GTGTCTCTCTCTGAACCGCTGCATATGGTGCTGATGGGCGTTTCCGGTTGCGGGAAAACCACCGTCGGCACGGCAGTCGCCCGACATGTCGGGCTTATCTATCTGGATGGAGACGACCTGCATCCGGCACGGAATGTCGAAAAGATGCGGCAGGGCCTGCCGCTTGACGATGCCGATCGTTGGCCGTGGCTCGACCGCTGCGGCGACGCGATGAGGAATGCTCCAAACGGGCTGGTGCTGGGTTGTTCGGCACTGCGTCGGACCTATCGCGACAGGTTACGTCGGATGTCGCGACTACCTGATCTGTGGTTCGTGCATCTGACCGGTTCCGAGGACTTGCTGGGTCTGCGGGTTTCGGATCGGCAGCATTCTTATATGCCTGCCTCGCTCTTGCGCAGCCAGCTTGCGACGCTCGAGCCGCCGCAGCCGGACGAACGGGCGATCAGCACGGAAATCGATCAGCCAATCGACTGCATCGTCAATAAAATTCTCAACGCAACGAGCGGAAACAGCGGCCTGCAAGATGTCGCGGAAGCAGCACAGGACCATCAATAG
- a CDS encoding L-idonate 5-dehydrogenase encodes MKAVVIHGPRDLRLQEWESEALGPGQIRIRTAVGGICGSDLHYYNHGGFGSVRLREPMVLGHEVSGHVIECGAGVTGIAPGDLVAVSPSRPCGACGFCHQGLPNHCENMRFYGSAMPFPHIQGAFRQELVADASQCVRAGDLTPSEAAMAEPLAVTLHAARRAGDLLGKRVLVTGCGPIGLLAILSARLAGAGEIVATDLSGFTLDMARRIGADITVNTGDNPDGVGCYAEGKGSFDVLFECTGAAAAIAPAIAAMRPRGIVVQLGLGGDIPVPMMLVTSKELDLRGSFRFHEEFPLAVTAMISRRVDVRPLITHAMDLGDAEDAFRVASDRGSAIKAQIHFDR; translated from the coding sequence ATGAAAGCTGTCGTTATACACGGGCCCCGTGACCTGCGCCTGCAGGAATGGGAAAGCGAAGCCCTGGGGCCGGGACAGATCAGGATCAGGACCGCCGTGGGCGGCATCTGTGGTTCGGATCTGCACTACTATAATCATGGCGGCTTCGGCAGTGTCCGATTGCGCGAGCCGATGGTCCTCGGTCATGAGGTCTCGGGCCATGTGATCGAATGCGGAGCCGGCGTAACCGGCATCGCTCCGGGTGATCTGGTGGCGGTGTCCCCCTCGCGGCCTTGTGGCGCATGCGGGTTCTGCCATCAGGGTCTGCCGAACCACTGCGAGAACATGCGGTTCTACGGTTCTGCTATGCCGTTCCCGCATATCCAGGGCGCTTTCCGGCAGGAACTCGTTGCCGATGCCAGTCAATGTGTGCGCGCAGGCGACCTTACCCCCTCTGAGGCGGCAATGGCCGAGCCGCTTGCTGTCACCCTGCATGCCGCGCGACGGGCCGGGGACCTGCTGGGCAAGCGCGTGCTGGTGACGGGCTGCGGTCCGATCGGATTGCTTGCAATCCTTTCCGCCCGGCTGGCCGGGGCGGGAGAGATCGTGGCGACCGATCTGTCCGGTTTCACCCTGGATATGGCGCGCCGGATCGGAGCCGACATCACTGTGAATACCGGAGACAATCCAGATGGGGTGGGATGTTACGCCGAGGGAAAGGGAAGTTTTGACGTGCTGTTTGAATGCACCGGTGCTGCCGCTGCCATCGCTCCGGCCATCGCCGCGATGCGACCGCGCGGGATCGTGGTGCAGCTAGGTCTTGGCGGCGACATTCCGGTGCCGATGATGCTGGTGACCTCAAAGGAACTGGACCTGCGCGGCTCGTTCCGGTTCCACGAAGAGTTTCCGCTGGCGGTGACCGCGATGATCTCGCGCCGCGTGGATGTAAGACCGCTTATCACGCACGCCATGGATCTCGGCGATGCGGAAGATGCATTCAGGGTCGCGTCGGATCGCGGTTCTGCGATCAAGGCGCAGATTCATTTTGATCGGTGA
- the gndA gene encoding NADP-dependent phosphogluconate dehydrogenase: MDETMNFGLIGLGTMGGALALNIAEHGFPITVYNRTGEVTEHFTANAGELAQRLTPTATLEEFVAAIKPPRAIILMVPAGPVVDAQIDALAPLLGPGDVIIDAGNANYADTERRTCRAGDEEFDFIGIGVSGGEEGARHGPSIMVGGQPGHWQRLGHLFEAISAKYEGVPCAALMGQGGAGHFVKMVHNGIEYADMQMIAEAYSLMRDGMGQDSTRIARVFEQWNRGPLASYLIEISGKVARATDPITGAPMLDVIRDAAGQKGTGRWTAIEAQHLAVPVPVIEAAVAARNISARTDERAKGAEVFGQMPRALPEGALDLETLERALIAGKILCYAQGFEMLSVAAEKFFWDLPMATIARIWRAGCIIRSDMLNDMATALEGAEGESLIHAEPFRSLLQEHEAALRETVIAAMRTGIAVPALSSGLSWFDAMRTRRSSANIIQAQRDFFGAHSFQRLDGVDAPHGPWGDSPLAEG, encoded by the coding sequence ATGGATGAGACTATGAATTTCGGGCTGATCGGGCTCGGCACGATGGGCGGGGCCCTGGCACTGAACATTGCGGAGCATGGCTTCCCGATCACCGTCTACAACCGGACCGGCGAGGTAACGGAGCATTTCACCGCCAATGCCGGGGAGCTTGCCCAGCGGCTGACTCCGACCGCGACGCTGGAGGAATTCGTTGCCGCGATCAAGCCGCCCCGGGCGATCATCCTGATGGTTCCCGCCGGTCCGGTCGTGGATGCCCAGATCGACGCCTTGGCACCGCTGCTGGGGCCGGGAGACGTGATCATTGATGCCGGTAACGCCAATTACGCCGACACCGAGCGCCGCACCTGCCGCGCCGGAGATGAAGAGTTTGACTTCATCGGCATCGGGGTCTCAGGGGGCGAGGAGGGAGCCCGTCACGGCCCATCGATCATGGTGGGTGGGCAGCCCGGTCACTGGCAGCGACTGGGCCACCTGTTCGAGGCGATCTCGGCGAAATACGAGGGGGTGCCCTGCGCTGCGCTGATGGGGCAGGGCGGCGCGGGCCATTTTGTGAAGATGGTCCATAACGGCATTGAATATGCCGACATGCAGATGATCGCCGAGGCCTACAGCCTGATGCGCGACGGCATGGGGCAGGACTCGACCCGGATCGCCAGGGTGTTCGAGCAATGGAACCGGGGACCGCTGGCGTCATACTTGATCGAGATCTCGGGCAAGGTGGCCCGCGCGACCGACCCGATCACGGGGGCGCCGATGCTTGACGTGATCCGGGACGCCGCCGGCCAGAAGGGCACCGGACGCTGGACGGCGATCGAGGCGCAGCACCTGGCGGTGCCAGTCCCGGTGATCGAGGCCGCCGTAGCGGCACGAAACATTTCCGCCCGGACCGACGAGCGTGCAAAGGGTGCGGAGGTTTTCGGCCAGATGCCACGGGCGCTGCCCGAGGGGGCACTGGATCTGGAAACCCTGGAGAGGGCGCTCATCGCTGGAAAGATCCTCTGTTACGCGCAGGGCTTCGAGATGCTGAGCGTGGCCGCCGAAAAATTTTTCTGGGACCTGCCTATGGCGACCATCGCGCGGATCTGGCGAGCCGGCTGCATCATTCGATCGGACATGCTGAACGACATGGCGACGGCGCTTGAGGGCGCGGAGGGAGAGAGTCTGATCCATGCCGAACCCTTCCGCTCGCTTCTGCAGGAACACGAGGCGGCACTGCGTGAAACGGTGATCGCGGCCATGCGGACCGGAATCGCGGTTCCGGCGCTGTCATCGGGCCTGTCATGGTTCGATGCCATGCGCACCCGGCGCTCCTCCGCGAACATCATTCAGGCACAGCGGGATTTCTTTGGCGCCCACAGCTTCCAGCGTCTTGACGGGGTCGATGCGCCGCATGGGCCGTGGGGAGATTCGCCACTCGCAGAGGGTTAG
- the pxpB gene encoding 5-oxoprolinase subunit PxpB, with the protein MADTGLSFIGSRALLFQARCSFDLPHQQRFWALADEAASWAEVREAVPGMTNLTLLLHHVPTNVDDICNRLNSLWNSGVRKEVAGTLLEIDITYGGPGGPHLEEVAELTGLSVSEVIQRHSEPEYTVFAVGSHAGYCYLGGLDPRLETPRRKVPLTHLPGGSLSVAGLQTGVSASAGPSGWNTIGSADVTFFDPHRQPAALLRPGDRIRFNPAEVLA; encoded by the coding sequence ATGGCTGATACCGGACTCTCATTCATCGGCAGCCGGGCATTGCTGTTTCAAGCACGTTGTTCCTTTGATTTACCTCATCAGCAACGTTTCTGGGCGCTCGCAGACGAGGCAGCCAGTTGGGCAGAGGTGCGCGAGGCCGTCCCGGGAATGACTAATCTCACCTTGTTGCTGCACCATGTCCCAACGAATGTCGACGATATCTGCAACAGATTGAACAGCCTCTGGAACAGCGGTGTCCGAAAGGAAGTCGCCGGAACGCTACTGGAAATCGACATCACTTATGGCGGCCCGGGTGGTCCACATCTGGAAGAGGTCGCAGAACTGACCGGTCTCAGCGTTAGCGAGGTCATTCAACGGCATTCGGAACCGGAATACACCGTTTTCGCCGTGGGCAGCCATGCGGGATATTGCTACCTGGGGGGCCTCGATCCGCGACTCGAAACCCCTCGTCGCAAGGTTCCGCTGACCCATCTGCCGGGCGGTTCACTGTCGGTGGCGGGGCTGCAAACCGGTGTTTCGGCTTCGGCGGGACCAAGCGGCTGGAACACAATCGGCTCAGCCGATGTCACCTTCTTCGATCCGCATCGCCAGCCTGCGGCCTTGTTGCGACCGGGCGACCGTATCCGGTTCAATCCTGCGGAGGTGCTGGCATGA
- a CDS encoding SDR family oxidoreductase, which yields MNAGQNFLHEMFGLSGKRALVTGSSQGIGFTLARGLAQAGAAVILNGRDAKRVTEAARTLGEEVPEAEISTLVFDVTRHDDVRKAIDDFEHDKGAIDILVNNAGMQHRTPLEDFPAERFEALLQTNIASVFHVGQAVARHMIGRGAGKIVNICSVQTALARPGIAPYTATKGAVGNLTKGMATDWACHGLHCNAIAPGYFETPLNAALVADPDFSAWLGKRTPAGRWGRTEELVGACVFLSSESSSFVNGHVLYVDGAISVSL from the coding sequence ATGAACGCAGGACAGAACTTTCTTCACGAGATGTTCGGCCTTTCGGGCAAGCGGGCCCTGGTGACCGGCTCATCTCAGGGGATCGGATTCACGCTGGCGCGGGGCCTGGCGCAGGCGGGAGCGGCGGTCATCCTTAACGGGCGTGATGCCAAGCGTGTCACCGAAGCGGCCCGGACACTTGGCGAGGAGGTCCCCGAGGCGGAAATCTCTACGCTGGTGTTCGACGTGACCCGGCATGACGATGTCCGAAAAGCGATCGATGACTTCGAGCACGACAAGGGGGCGATAGACATTCTGGTGAACAATGCCGGGATGCAGCATCGCACCCCGCTGGAGGATTTTCCGGCCGAACGCTTCGAGGCATTGCTGCAGACCAATATCGCCTCTGTCTTCCATGTCGGGCAGGCGGTCGCGCGGCACATGATCGGCCGCGGTGCGGGCAAGATCGTCAATATCTGTTCGGTGCAGACCGCGCTCGCCCGCCCTGGTATCGCACCCTATACCGCGACGAAAGGTGCCGTGGGCAATCTGACCAAGGGAATGGCAACGGATTGGGCATGTCACGGGTTGCACTGCAACGCGATCGCGCCAGGTTATTTCGAGACTCCGCTCAACGCCGCGCTGGTGGCCGATCCCGATTTTTCGGCCTGGCTCGGCAAGCGGACCCCGGCCGGACGCTGGGGCAGGACCGAAGAGCTTGTCGGGGCTTGCGTGTTTCTTTCCTCCGAATCCTCAAGTTTCGTGAACGGGCATGTTCTCTATGTCGATGGGGCGATCAGTGTCTCTCTCTGA
- a CDS encoding acetyl-CoA carboxylase biotin carboxyl carrier protein encodes MTILRENASGQAGTQIQTEPPVASTVEFTEENAGAGSITAPLSGICYLAPDSGTSPFISIGARIAEGETLCVIEAMKVMTPVTASAEGIVEAILVEDGASVTTGDPLVRIR; translated from the coding sequence ATGACAATTCTGCGGGAAAATGCGTCTGGGCAGGCGGGAACACAAATCCAGACCGAACCGCCAGTCGCTTCGACCGTCGAATTCACCGAGGAAAACGCCGGCGCCGGTTCAATAACCGCCCCGCTCTCCGGGATATGTTACCTGGCCCCCGATTCTGGCACCTCCCCCTTTATTTCAATTGGCGCCCGGATTGCCGAAGGCGAAACGCTTTGCGTCATCGAGGCGATGAAGGTCATGACCCCGGTTACTGCCTCTGCGGAGGGTATCGTCGAGGCAATCCTGGTCGAGGACGGCGCATCCGTCACGACAGGTGATCCATTGGTGAGGATTCGCTGA
- a CDS encoding 2-hydroxyacid dehydrogenase produces the protein MKPTILQMGAYPEWDEKALNEAYDIRSYYEAADKSVFLSDCGNQVRAIATRGELGASREVIEACPNLELISVYGVGYDAVDLEACRARGVRVTNTPDVLTGDVADLGVAMMLAICRGMIGAEAWVRNGDWARAGNYPLQRRVWGRRAGILGLGRIGHEVGQRLRGFGMEIAYSDIAEKPYASDWTFVPDAVELAGRSDILFVALAASAATRHIVNREVIEALGPEGVLINVSRASNIDEQALIAALQAQRLGAAGLDVFENEPTIDPRFLSLPNVLLQPHQASGTIETRRAMGELMRANLAAHFAGESLPTPVL, from the coding sequence ATGAAACCGACGATACTGCAAATGGGCGCATATCCCGAATGGGATGAAAAGGCGCTGAACGAGGCTTATGATATTCGGAGTTACTACGAGGCGGCCGACAAATCCGTCTTCCTGTCGGATTGCGGAAATCAGGTTCGCGCCATCGCCACGCGTGGCGAGTTGGGCGCCAGCCGGGAGGTGATCGAGGCCTGCCCCAATCTCGAGCTCATCTCTGTCTACGGGGTGGGGTACGATGCCGTCGACCTGGAGGCGTGCCGCGCGCGTGGCGTGCGGGTGACCAACACACCGGACGTGCTGACCGGTGATGTCGCTGACCTCGGGGTGGCGATGATGCTGGCTATCTGCCGGGGCATGATCGGCGCCGAGGCTTGGGTGCGTAACGGGGATTGGGCGCGCGCCGGAAATTATCCGCTGCAACGCCGGGTCTGGGGGCGGCGCGCTGGCATTCTCGGGCTTGGCCGTATTGGCCATGAGGTCGGTCAGAGGCTCAGGGGTTTCGGCATGGAGATTGCATATTCCGATATCGCGGAAAAACCTTATGCGTCGGACTGGACTTTCGTTCCTGATGCCGTGGAGCTGGCCGGGCGTTCCGATATCCTGTTCGTAGCGCTGGCGGCCTCGGCAGCGACCCGGCACATCGTCAATCGTGAAGTGATCGAGGCTCTGGGCCCCGAAGGCGTGCTGATCAATGTCTCGCGGGCGTCGAATATCGATGAGCAGGCACTGATCGCGGCCTTACAGGCGCAGCGTCTCGGCGCGGCCGGGCTGGACGTCTTCGAGAACGAGCCGACGATAGATCCGCGCTTCCTGTCACTGCCCAATGTGCTACTCCAGCCCCACCAGGCCTCGGGCACGATCGAGACCCGCAGGGCGATGGGAGAGTTGATGCGGGCGAATCTCGCGGCGCATTTCGCAGGTGAGTCGCTGCCGACACCGGTATTGTGA
- a CDS encoding 4-carboxy-4-hydroxy-2-oxoadipate aldolase/oxaloacetate decarboxylase — translation MEALSRFGSATIHEAQGRLGALSSRIKPIDRSMSLCGPAFTVESAPRDNIMLQLAIHYAQAGDIIVVSAGEYEEAGSFGDVLGNACVAKGIAGVVTDTGVRDTADLIKLGLPVFSLSVCIRGTVKETLGQVNGNIIVGGQEIRPGDVIRGDADGLVTVRKEDAAEVARKSAAREEAESGYIEAYKSGRTIIDVCNLEAVLKAKGLTTDL, via the coding sequence GTGGAGGCGTTGTCCCGCTTTGGCAGCGCAACCATCCACGAGGCGCAGGGGCGGCTTGGCGCTTTGAGTTCCCGCATCAAGCCGATCGACAGGAGCATGTCGCTTTGCGGTCCGGCGTTCACGGTCGAAAGCGCGCCGCGAGACAACATCATGCTACAGCTTGCCATTCACTATGCTCAAGCCGGCGATATCATCGTTGTTTCTGCCGGGGAATACGAGGAAGCGGGCAGCTTCGGCGACGTTTTGGGCAATGCCTGTGTCGCCAAAGGGATCGCGGGGGTCGTGACCGATACCGGCGTTCGCGATACAGCGGATCTCATCAAGCTGGGGCTGCCGGTCTTCTCGCTCAGCGTGTGTATCAGGGGCACGGTCAAAGAGACGCTTGGACAAGTAAACGGCAACATCATTGTCGGCGGTCAGGAAATCCGTCCGGGAGACGTCATTCGCGGTGACGCGGACGGTCTGGTTACTGTGCGCAAGGAAGATGCTGCCGAGGTAGCCCGGAAATCAGCGGCGCGCGAAGAAGCCGAGTCGGGATATATAGAGGCCTATAAATCCGGTCGCACGATCATTGACGTCTGTAATCTTGAAGCAGTGCTAAAAGCCAAAGGGTTGACGACGGATCTGTAG